Within Planctomycetota bacterium, the genomic segment TCGTTCGCCGGCGTGGGTGGGTCGACGCGGTAGCCGACGTGGTCCTTGTGCAGGAGCATGCCGTGGGTGTCGCGGCGGTCGTTGGGATCGCTCGGCTTGTCGGTGTCGGCGCTGGTGAAGTCGATCGCGTACGGCATGCCGCGCAGGTTCGACACGCTCATGAGCAGCTTGAGGTCGTCGCCGAAGTACGGCCGCCGCGGGATCGATTCGGTTTCGCCGATGACTTCCTCGGCGATCTCGTCGAGGACCGTGCAATCCAGGAGCGACAGAACGCGCGATTCCTTCTCCAAGTCGTTCTGTTCGAGCAGGTGCTCGATGCTGATGCGTTCGACCCAGGCGTGGTGGAAGACGTTGGCGGTGGTGCCGGGCTGCTTCGCTACTTTGACCGGGGCGACCTTGCGGCGAACGACCGAGGCGAGCAGGGCCGCGGTCATCCCGCCGGCCGACGCGCCGCTGATGACGCTGATCTCCACGTCGTGCTGCGCATCCGGATGCTCGGCCGCTTTGGCCTCGTAAAACTCGTCGAGCGCCTGCAGCAATCCGTCGATCACGCCCGCTTGGTACGCACCAGCCGAGACCGCACCGGCCATGACCAGCGCGATGCGAAAAGGTTCACGTTGGGAGCTTGGTTCGTCGGGCATGGGAGTCCCGGCATTGTGCGCCGAGGGACCCCGTCAATGCACGTGTTCTCTACGCGCGAAGCGCCTCTCGCAGGGTGCGCCATGTGACTTCCACCGCTTCAGGTACCACGCGAACGTTACCGACGACGGACATGAAGTTCGCATCGCCGCCCCAGCGGGGAACGATGTGGCGGTGGAGATGCCCTGGCGCGCCGGCACCGGCCGCCGAGCCGAGGTTGATCCCGACGTTGAACCCCTGCGGGTGCATGACCGCCTTGAGCAGTTCGATGGCCCGCACGGTCTGAGCGTGCAGGTCGGCCGCCTCATCGGTGGTGAGGTTTTCGAGGAACGCCTCGTGCCGACGCGGAGCGATCATCAAGTGACCGTTGGTGTACGGGTAGCGGTTGACGATGCAGACGCTCAGCTCGCTGCGCCACAGCACCAAGCGGTCGCGCATGGCCGTTTCAACGTCGGTGTCGGCCTCGTCATAACGGGCCGCGGCACAAATGAAGCAACCACCGCACGCTTTGAGCAGTGGGTCGGTCACCTCCGGCGTTTTCTCAAGGCTGCGGATGTACGGCATCCGCCACGGCGCTTGCAGATTGACCGGCGGGGTCGGCTGGGGGTGCTCGTCGGACACGCTGCCACAGTATCGCCGCCAGCAGCCCCACGCCGACGCCGAGCATGTCCGCGACCCAATCCTTCGGATCCGCCGTCCGACCGACCCACGGCTGGGTCAACTCATCGACCACCGCATAAACCGCGGCCACAGCCACGATCAGCGTCACGCGCCAACCGATCAGCGCCCGCAAGAAAAACGCCAACAACGCAAACCCGATCAAGTGCCCGAGCTTGTCCAATGCCAACGCCGGGCTCGGCGTGTCGGACTTGCCGAGAAACGGCGGCGAGTGCGTGATCAGCGCCATCACGACCCAGTAGCTGCCCGTGATGACCCATGCTCCCCGTTTGCTGACCCGTCGGTTCACGCCGCGAGCCTATCGGGTTTCTCGACCGGCGGCGGGGCGAAGTCGATTTTGATCGGTACGAACCCGGCCGACCGTCGCCGATGATCCCGCACGGTCTTCCCGACCCGCCAGACGACGCACACCGAAGCCACCCCGGCCACATTCGCCAGCCAGTCGAACGGGTCACACGTCCGGTTGAACAGCGGCTGGGTTAGCTCATCCACCGCCCCGAACACCGAGCAAAGCAGCAACACCGCCCACCCACGCCCGGGCACCGGCCTGATCGCACACCGCATGAAAAACGCCAAACCCGCGTAGGCGAAAAAATGCACCACCTTGTCGACGCCGAACATCGACATCTGGGGTATCTCCCCGAACCGAGGATTGTGCGTCCCGAACGTCAGCGCGGTCCAATAGATCAGCAGAACGGTCCGTGGGCCGAGCAGTCGCACAAGGCGCGTATCGGACGGCCGTGCTACCGGATTGACACGT encodes:
- a CDS encoding HIT domain-containing protein yields the protein MSDEHPQPTPPVNLQAPWRMPYIRSLEKTPEVTDPLLKACGGCFICAAARYDEADTDVETAMRDRLVLWRSELSVCIVNRYPYTNGHLMIAPRRHEAFLENLTTDEAADLHAQTVRAIELLKAVMHPQGFNVGINLGSAAGAGAPGHLHRHIVPRWGGDANFMSVVGNVRVVPEAVEVTWRTLREALRA
- a CDS encoding VanZ family protein; protein product: MRLLGPRTVLLIYWTALTFGTHNPRFGEIPQMSMFGVDKVVHFFAYAGLAFFMRCAIRPVPGRGWAVLLLCSVFGAVDELTQPLFNRTCDPFDWLANVAGVASVCVVWRVGKTVRDHRRRSAGFVPIKIDFAPPPVEKPDRLAA
- a CDS encoding VanZ family protein translates to MNRRVSKRGAWVITGSYWVVMALITHSPPFLGKSDTPSPALALDKLGHLIGFALLAFFLRALIGWRVTLIVAVAAVYAVVDELTQPWVGRTADPKDWVADMLGVGVGLLAAILWQRVRRAPPADPAGQSASAVADAVHPQP